In Fibrobacter sp. UWR2, the sequence CTCGATTTCTGCGACATGTTCTGCAACCTCCTCTTCCAAAATTTTCCCCAGCGGGTTCACGCCCGGCGCGTCAGTTCCCTGAGCTTGCCGAAGGGCCAACAAACTCTCTATATATTCCACCGCGCTTTTCGCTGCAATCTCGCCTTCGGCAAGTGCTCCCGTCACATACTTTTGCGGGGCACCACCGGCAACATCGCCCGCGGCATAGAGACCTTCAATAGTCGTCGCGCGCTTGGTATCCACCCAGTAACCGCTTGCGGTGTGGCCGCCCACAATGTAGGGCTCCGTACCTTCGATTTCCACATTCGCCTTCGACGGCGTGTCGTTTTCAATCCAGCGAATCGTCTGCGACGGAGCCATGTTCAGGTAAGCCTTCAAAAGCGATTCCTCCTGCTCGGGCGTAATCCCGACGGTGCGCAGGTAGCACGGCCCGCGGCCTTCTAGATTTTCCGCCACCGTGCCGTACACGCGTTCCGATGTCGAAATCCCGTACTTCGTCTCGTAAACTTCTCCGAGCGCATTCACCTGCTTCGCACCCACGCCCTGCGCGAGCGTTCCCGTCGGGGCAATCGTGTCCTTGCAACGGAGCGCTATGAACCGCATTTCGAACGTGGTCATCTCGGCACCATGACGGATGCCCATCGCATAGCCCGCACCCGTATTGAACGGCGGGTACCACATCTTATGTCTAGAAAATCCCGGATTGTTCGGGCGGTAAAGCCCGGCAGCACCGCCCGTCGCGACAATCACGGCACCCGCTTCGATGGCGTAAAAAGTATCGTTCTCTATCCCGAAACCGAACGCACCGTCAATCCTGTTGTCGTGAACGGAAAAATCGAAAATGTTCACGTGGTTCAGCACCTGAACGTTCGGCGTCTTTGCAACAGCCGCAGCCAGAATCGGCTTGATGTTCTCGCCGTTGATTTTGATGTTGCGGTTTCCGCGGGTCACATACTTGCCGTCCTTGTCCTTCAAGATGACAAGCCCGAGCTTTTCCAAGTGCGCGGTGACCTCGTTGAACTTCTCGGAGATGGAATAGAGCAGGTCCTCGCGCACGATTCCGTCGGCGTCCTTCTTCGCATACTCCACGTAATCCCTAGGCGTGCGACCCTCGGTAATGTAGGCGTTCAGCGCGTTCACGCCAGCGGCAAGACAACCGCTCCGCTTGATATTCGCTTTTTCGACGACAAGAATTTTGAGGCCGGCGGCATCCTGTACCCCAGCGCCTTTATTTTCCGCGGCATTTGACGCGGCAGTAATAGCCGCATAACAGCCGGCCGTCCCGCCGCCTATAATCAACAAATCCGTTTTAAGCCGTTCTATCTTCACAGCATCTCCGTACAACTTTTTGTGCTGCCAAATATAGAACGCGATTTTCACCCCGTCCAATACAATGTTTTTATGCGGAGTTATCGAATTTTTCTATAAGAAAAGCCCGCCAAGCGTTAACTTGACAGGCTCTTGAAAATGTTCATCCGCGACAATCACATATACTCTTTTTCCGAAAGCTTGGATAAGCGAGTATAGCGAGGCCGCAGTCTCCCGCTAAGTATAAGCGAGCGAGACAATCCGCGAAAGTTGGATAATCAAGCAAGACAAGGCGCGAGCCCCCGTAGCGTACTAGAGCGTACGTGAGGGGGCGAGCAACGCCGTATTGCGCCGATTAGACAACTTTCGTCATGCCGGACATGCGTTCACGCAGCCACGCTCCGACTTCTTCAACCGGATGCTGACGGATGTTCTTGTTCACCTTGATGAGTTCTTCGTTATCAACTGCGGTGGTCTTGCCTTCGCCGTAGATAGCGCCGATGTCGTCCTTCTTCACTTCGTTCTTCATGAAGTCGGCGAGCAGAGGCACGCACTTGTTGGCGAACAGGTAGCAACCGTATTCGGCGGTGTCGCTGATCACGCGGTTCATTTCGTACAACTTCTTACGAGCGATGAGGTTCGCGATAAGCGGAGTCTCGTGGAGGGATTCGTAGTAGGCGCTCATCGGCTTGATGCCCACGGAGCACATGGTTTCGAATGCGAGTTCCACACCGGCCTTGATCATGGCGGTCATGAGAACGCCGCGGTCGAAGTATTCCTGTTCGGTGATGACCTTGTCGGTAGCTTCGACCTTTTCGAATTCGAGCTCGCCCGTTTCGCCACGCCACTTGAGCAAATCCTTGTCGCCGGCTTCCCAGTCGACCATCATGGTGCTGGAGAACTTGCCAGAGATGATGTTGTCCTGGTGTTCCTGGTAGAGCGGCTTCATGATCTTCTTCATCTTTTCGGCGAGTTCCGTTGCGCGGATCTTGGCCGGGTTGGAGAGACGGTCCATCATGTTGGTGATGCCACCGTGCTTCAGGGCTTCGGAAATCGTTTCCCAGCCGTACTGGAGCAGCTTGACCGCATAAG encodes:
- a CDS encoding adenylyl-sulfate reductase subunit alpha codes for the protein MKIERLKTDLLIIGGGTAGCYAAITAASNAAENKGAGVQDAAGLKILVVEKANIKRSGCLAAGVNALNAYITEGRTPRDYVEYAKKDADGIVREDLLYSISEKFNEVTAHLEKLGLVILKDKDGKYVTRGNRNIKINGENIKPILAAAVAKTPNVQVLNHVNIFDFSVHDNRIDGAFGFGIENDTFYAIEAGAVIVATGGAAGLYRPNNPGFSRHKMWYPPFNTGAGYAMGIRHGAEMTTFEMRFIALRCKDTIAPTGTLAQGVGAKQVNALGEVYETKYGISTSERVYGTVAENLEGRGPCYLRTVGITPEQEESLLKAYLNMAPSQTIRWIENDTPSKANVEIEGTEPYIVGGHTASGYWVDTKRATTIEGLYAAGDVAGGAPQKYVTGALAEGEIAAKSAVEYIESLLALRQAQGTDAPGVNPLGKILEEEVAEHVAEIEKFLNNKNGTDTAESLEEAMQTAMDTYAGGIKTGYRYSENQLAIALREIENIESRVSGLHADDLQEVMYIYELKERLTVCKSVIAHLAARHETRWHSFAENTDYPEKDNERFRKYVNSRLENGQIKIILRELTAEGQRNYEHHH